In a genomic window of Rhododendron vialii isolate Sample 1 chromosome 12a, ASM3025357v1:
- the LOC131309333 gene encoding 15-cis-phytoene desaturase, chloroplastic/chromoplastic isoform X1 has translation MSQFGHASAVYWTGQHNATNLWNPRYTWRCGCPISSRHNNALSFKGSDSLGHRVSNAYAIRTRPMKNVQPLQFFVLKVVCMDYPRPELESTVNYLEAAYLSSSFRTSPRPDKPLKVVIAGAGLAGLSTAKYLADAGHKPILLEARDVLGGKVAAWKDDDGDWYETGLHIFFGAYPNVQNLFGELGINDRLQWKEHSMIFAMPNKPGEFSRFDFLDILPAPLNGIWAILKNNEMLTWPEKVKFAIGLLPAMVGGQAYVEAQDGLTVKDWMRKQGVPDRVTTEVFIAMSKALNFINPDELSMQCILIALNRFLQEKHGSKMAFLDGNPPERLCLPIVDHIQSLGGEVRLNSRIQKIELNKDGTVKNFLLKNGNVIEGDVYVFATPVDILKLLLPEDWKEVPYFRKLEKLVGVPVINVHIWFDRKLRNTYDHLLFSRSQLLSVYADMSVTCKEYYDPHRSMLELVFAPAEEWILKSDQEIIDATMKELAKLFPDEISADQSKAKILKYHVVKTPRSVYKTVPDCEPCRPLQRSPVEGFYLAGDYTKQKYLASMEGAVLSGKFCAQAIVQDFELLASRSQEKLAEASLV, from the exons ATGTCTCAATTTGGACATGCTTCTGCCGTATATTGGACTGGTCAACACAACGCAACTAATCTGTGGAACCCAAGGTATACTTGGAGATGTGGTTGTCCCATTAGTTCAAGGCATAACAATGCGCTATCATTTAAAGGGAGTGATTCATTGGGTCATAGGGTATCAAATGCCTATGCTATTAGAACCAGACCAATGAAGAATGTGCAGCCTTTGCAG TTCTTTGTGTTGAAGGTGGTTTGCATGGACTATCCCAGACCAGAGCTTGAGAGTACTGTCAATTATTTGGAAGCTGCTTACTTATCTTCATCCTTTCGTACTTCTCCTCGTCCAGATAAACCATTAAAGGTCGTAATTGCTGGTGCag GTTTGGCTGGTTTGTCAACTGCAAAATATTTGGCGGATGCAGGCCATAAACCTATATTGTTGGAAGCAAGAGATGTTTTAGGTGGAAAg GTGGCTGCGTGGAAAGATGATGATGGAGACTGGTATGAGACGGGCTTACATATATTCT TTGGCGCCTACCCAAATGTCCAGAACCTGTTTGGAGAACTTGGTATAAATGATCGGTTGCAGTGGAAAGAACATTCTATGATATTTGCAATGCCAAACAAGCCAGGGGAGTTCAGTCGATTTGACTTCCTTGACATTCTACCGGCACCATTGAACG GGATATGGGCTATCTTAAAGAACAATGAAATGCTTACTTGGCCAGAGAAAGTAAAGTTTGCAATTGGACTACTGCCAGCAATGGTGGGTGGACAGGCTTATGTTGAAGCTCAAGATGGTTTAACTGTGAAAGACTGGATGAGGAAACAA GGTGTACCAGATCGAGTAACTACTGAGGTGTTTATTGCCATGTCAAAGGCATTAAACTTCATAAACCCTGATGAACTTTCCATGCAGTGTATTTTGATTGCCTTAAACCGGTTTCTTCAG GAAAAGCATGGTTCGAAAATGGCatttttggatggtaatccCCCAGAGAGACTTTGCCTGCCAATTGTCGATCATATTCAGTCACTAGGCGGTGAAGTCCGACTTAATTCTCGAATTCAAAAGATTGAGCTGAATAAAGATGGAACCGTGAAGAACTTTTTGCTAAAGAATGGTAATGTTATTGAAGGAGATGTTTACGTTTTTGCCACTCCAG TCGATATCTTGAAGCTTCTTTTGCCCGAAGACTGGAAAGAGGTTCCTTACTTCAGGAAATTGGAGAAATTAGTTGGAGTTCCCGTTATAAATGTTCACATATG GTTCGACAGGAAACTGAGAAACACATACGATCATCTTCTTTTTAGCAG AAGTCAGCTTCTCAGTGTGTATGCTGACATGTCTGTTACATGCAAG GAATATTACGACCCACATCGCTCTATGCTGGAATTGGTTTTCGCCCCTGCAGAGGAATGGATCTTGAAAAGTGATCAAGAAATTATTGACGCTACTATGAAGGAGCTCGCAAAACTCTTTCCTGATGAAATTTCTGCAGATCAGAGTAAAGCAAAAATATTGAAGTACCATGTCGTTAAAACACCAAG gtctgtttATAAAACTGTCCCGGACTGTGAACCTTGCCGTCCGTTACAGAGATCCCCAGTGGAAGGTTTCTATTTGGCCGGTGActacacaaaacaaaaatatttggCTTCAATGGAAGGTGCTGTTCTTTCAGGAAAGTTTTGTGCACAAGCTATTGTACAG GATTTCGAATTGCTTGCTTCCCGGAGCCAGGAAAAACTAGCTGAGGCAAGTCTGGTGTAA
- the LOC131309335 gene encoding vacuolar cation/proton exchanger 2-like isoform X3, giving the protein MCFRLTRCIEVDSSICRVFEMGHVEEKIDLESDEEIPFNSLQTMSKAHNFDFEATQVGSQAIPSTSWVEQMRFRPLRSVYIVLIKAKINVLLPFGPLAILLHYLTGNHGWVFFFSLLGIAPLAERLGYATEQLAFYTGPTVGGLLNATFGNATEMIISIYALKHGMIRVVQQSLLGSILSNMLLVLGCAFFTGGIIHNEKVQRFNKAAAVVNSGLLLMAVMGILLPAVLHFTHTEVHFRKSELALSRFSSCIMLVAYASYLFFQLRSQHKFNDSVDAVPVEERNSTEDSDVEEVADITQWEAIGWLSILTLWVSILSGYLVDTLQGASDSWNMPVSFISVIVLPIVGNAAEHASAIMFAMKDKLDITLGVAIGSSTQISMFVIPFCVVVGWFMGKPMDLNFQLFETATLFITVLVVAFMLQEGTSNYFKGLILILSYLIVAASFFVHVDQSNAL; this is encoded by the exons ATGTGCTTCCGGTTGACTCGATGCATTGAGGTTGATTCTTCCATATGTAGGGTCTTTGAG ATGGGACATGTGGAGGAGAAGATAGACCTCGAGTCTGATGAGGAGATCCCCTTCAACTCATTACAAACTATGAGTAAAGCACAcaattttgattttgaggcCACTCAGGTTGGGTCACAAGCGATTCCTTCCACTTCGTGGGTTGAGCAGATGCGCTTCAGACCTCTTAGGAGTGTTTACATCGTGTTAATAAAAGCAAAGATTAACGTGTTGCTTCCATTTGGGCCCCTTGCAATCTTGCTGCACTATCTTACTGGAAACCAT GGATGGGTCTTCTTCTTCAGTTTGTTGGGTATTGCACCTTTAGCCGAGCGTTTGGGTTATGCAACTGA GCAGCTAGCATTCTATACGGGACCGACAG TTGGGGGCCTTTTAAATGCTACATTTGGCAATGCAACCGAAATGATCATATCAATATACGCTTTGAAGCATGGGATGATTAGGGTAGTTCAACAGTCATTATTGGGGTCTATCTTGTCAAATATGCTATTAGTGCTCGGATGTGCCTTTTTCACTGGTGGGATCATTCATAATGAGAAAGTGCAGCGTTTCAATAAG GCAGCTGCTGTGGTGAACTCAGGATTGTTGTTGATGGCTGTTATGGGAATATTGCTTCCAGCAGTACTTCATTTCACACACACAGAGGTGCACTTTAGAAAATCAGAGTTGGCTCTTTCTAGATTTAGCAGCTGTATAATGCTGGTGGCATATGCAAGCTACCTTTTCTTTCAGCTGAGAAGTCAGCACAAGTTTAATGATTCTGTGGATGCCGTTCCTGTTGAA GAAAGAAACAGTACAGAAGATTCTGATGTAGAAGAGGTTGCTGATATTACTCAATGGGAAGCAATTGGGTGGCTTTCTATTCTGACTTTGTGGGTGTCTATACTATCAGGATACCTTGTTGATACTTTGCAG GGAGCATCCGATTCATGGAACATGCCTGTGTCTTTTATTAGCGTTATCGTGCTTCCAATTGTGGGGAATGCTGCAGAACATGCAAGTGCTATTATGTTTGCCATGAAGGACAAGCTT GACATCACACTGGGAGTCGCCATTGGATCATCTACGCAAATATCAATGTTCGTT ATTCCTTTCTGCGTAGTGGTTGGTTGGTTCATGGGAAAGCCAATGGACTTAAACTTCCAACTCTTTGAGACTGCTACACTCTTTATCACGGTGTTAGTGGTGGCATTTATGCTGCAG GAAGGGACATCAAATTATTTCAAAGGCTTGATCCTTATTTTAAGCTACCTCATTGTTGCGGCCAGCTTTTTTGTACACGTCGACCAATCTAATG CATTGTGA
- the LOC131309335 gene encoding vacuolar cation/proton exchanger 2-like isoform X1 has protein sequence MCFRLTRCIEVDSSICRVFEMGHVEEKIDLESDEEIPFNSLQTMSKAHNFDFEATQVGSQAIPSTSWVEQMRFRPLRSVYIVLIKAKINVLLPFGPLAILLHYLTGNHGWVFFFSLLGIAPLAERLGYATEQLAFYTGPTVGGLLNATFGNATEMIISIYALKHGMIRVVQQSLLGSILSNMLLVLGCAFFTGGIIHNEKVQRFNKAAAVVNSGLLLMAVMGILLPAVLHFTHTEVHFRKSELALSRFSSCIMLVAYASYLFFQLRSQHKFNDSVDAVPVEERNSTEDSDVEEVADITQWEAIGWLSILTLWVSILSGYLVDTLQGASDSWNMPVSFISVIVLPIVGNAAEHASAIMFAMKDKLDITLGVAIGSSTQISMFVIPFCVVVGWFMGKPMDLNFQLFETATLFITVLVVAFMLQEGTSNYFKGLILILSYLIVAASFFVHVDQSNDNQVPGG, from the exons ATGTGCTTCCGGTTGACTCGATGCATTGAGGTTGATTCTTCCATATGTAGGGTCTTTGAG ATGGGACATGTGGAGGAGAAGATAGACCTCGAGTCTGATGAGGAGATCCCCTTCAACTCATTACAAACTATGAGTAAAGCACAcaattttgattttgaggcCACTCAGGTTGGGTCACAAGCGATTCCTTCCACTTCGTGGGTTGAGCAGATGCGCTTCAGACCTCTTAGGAGTGTTTACATCGTGTTAATAAAAGCAAAGATTAACGTGTTGCTTCCATTTGGGCCCCTTGCAATCTTGCTGCACTATCTTACTGGAAACCAT GGATGGGTCTTCTTCTTCAGTTTGTTGGGTATTGCACCTTTAGCCGAGCGTTTGGGTTATGCAACTGA GCAGCTAGCATTCTATACGGGACCGACAG TTGGGGGCCTTTTAAATGCTACATTTGGCAATGCAACCGAAATGATCATATCAATATACGCTTTGAAGCATGGGATGATTAGGGTAGTTCAACAGTCATTATTGGGGTCTATCTTGTCAAATATGCTATTAGTGCTCGGATGTGCCTTTTTCACTGGTGGGATCATTCATAATGAGAAAGTGCAGCGTTTCAATAAG GCAGCTGCTGTGGTGAACTCAGGATTGTTGTTGATGGCTGTTATGGGAATATTGCTTCCAGCAGTACTTCATTTCACACACACAGAGGTGCACTTTAGAAAATCAGAGTTGGCTCTTTCTAGATTTAGCAGCTGTATAATGCTGGTGGCATATGCAAGCTACCTTTTCTTTCAGCTGAGAAGTCAGCACAAGTTTAATGATTCTGTGGATGCCGTTCCTGTTGAA GAAAGAAACAGTACAGAAGATTCTGATGTAGAAGAGGTTGCTGATATTACTCAATGGGAAGCAATTGGGTGGCTTTCTATTCTGACTTTGTGGGTGTCTATACTATCAGGATACCTTGTTGATACTTTGCAG GGAGCATCCGATTCATGGAACATGCCTGTGTCTTTTATTAGCGTTATCGTGCTTCCAATTGTGGGGAATGCTGCAGAACATGCAAGTGCTATTATGTTTGCCATGAAGGACAAGCTT GACATCACACTGGGAGTCGCCATTGGATCATCTACGCAAATATCAATGTTCGTT ATTCCTTTCTGCGTAGTGGTTGGTTGGTTCATGGGAAAGCCAATGGACTTAAACTTCCAACTCTTTGAGACTGCTACACTCTTTATCACGGTGTTAGTGGTGGCATTTATGCTGCAG GAAGGGACATCAAATTATTTCAAAGGCTTGATCCTTATTTTAAGCTACCTCATTGTTGCGGCCAGCTTTTTTGTACACGTCGACCAATCTAATG ATAACCAAGTACCTGGGGGGTGA
- the LOC131309335 gene encoding vacuolar cation/proton exchanger 2-like isoform X5 yields MCFRLTRCIEVDSSICRVFEMGHVEEKIDLESDEEIPFNSLQTMSKAHNFDFEATQVGSQAIPSTSWVEQMRFRPLRSVYIVLIKAKINVLLPFGPLAILLHYLTGNHGWVFFFSLLGIAPLAERLGYATEQLAFYTGPTVGGLLNATFGNATEMIISIYALKHGMIRVVQQSLLGSILSNMLLVLGCAFFTGGIIHNEKVQRFNKAAAVVNSGLLLMAVMGILLPAVLHFTHTEVHFRKSELALSRFSSCIMLVAYASYLFFQLRSQHKFNDSVDAVPVEERNSTEDSDVEEVADITQWEAIGWLSILTLWVSILSGYLVDTLQKHYLGVLEELKVNLCLCVTWNPSLLVKDQEDICDYLKQPQYKVYSFSISPPSFSEIGFGNLFFH; encoded by the exons ATGTGCTTCCGGTTGACTCGATGCATTGAGGTTGATTCTTCCATATGTAGGGTCTTTGAG ATGGGACATGTGGAGGAGAAGATAGACCTCGAGTCTGATGAGGAGATCCCCTTCAACTCATTACAAACTATGAGTAAAGCACAcaattttgattttgaggcCACTCAGGTTGGGTCACAAGCGATTCCTTCCACTTCGTGGGTTGAGCAGATGCGCTTCAGACCTCTTAGGAGTGTTTACATCGTGTTAATAAAAGCAAAGATTAACGTGTTGCTTCCATTTGGGCCCCTTGCAATCTTGCTGCACTATCTTACTGGAAACCAT GGATGGGTCTTCTTCTTCAGTTTGTTGGGTATTGCACCTTTAGCCGAGCGTTTGGGTTATGCAACTGA GCAGCTAGCATTCTATACGGGACCGACAG TTGGGGGCCTTTTAAATGCTACATTTGGCAATGCAACCGAAATGATCATATCAATATACGCTTTGAAGCATGGGATGATTAGGGTAGTTCAACAGTCATTATTGGGGTCTATCTTGTCAAATATGCTATTAGTGCTCGGATGTGCCTTTTTCACTGGTGGGATCATTCATAATGAGAAAGTGCAGCGTTTCAATAAG GCAGCTGCTGTGGTGAACTCAGGATTGTTGTTGATGGCTGTTATGGGAATATTGCTTCCAGCAGTACTTCATTTCACACACACAGAGGTGCACTTTAGAAAATCAGAGTTGGCTCTTTCTAGATTTAGCAGCTGTATAATGCTGGTGGCATATGCAAGCTACCTTTTCTTTCAGCTGAGAAGTCAGCACAAGTTTAATGATTCTGTGGATGCCGTTCCTGTTGAA GAAAGAAACAGTACAGAAGATTCTGATGTAGAAGAGGTTGCTGATATTACTCAATGGGAAGCAATTGGGTGGCTTTCTATTCTGACTTTGTGGGTGTCTATACTATCAGGATACCTTGTTGATACTTTGCAG AAGCATTATCTGGGAGTTCTGGAAGAATTGAAAGTCAATCTTTGCTTATGTGTAACATGGAACCCATCCTTGTTAGTGAAGGATCAAGAAGATATATGTGACTATCTGAAGCAACCACAATATAAAGTGTACAGTTTCAGCATCAGTCCACCCTCCTTCAGCGAAATAGGATTTGGAAACCTCTTTTTTCATTGA
- the LOC131309335 gene encoding vacuolar cation/proton exchanger 2-like isoform X2, whose translation MCFRLTRCIEVDSSICRVFEMGHVEEKIDLESDEEIPFNSLQTMSKAHNFDFEATQVGSQAIPSTSWVEQMRFRPLRSVYIVLIKAKINVLLPFGPLAILLHYLTGNHGWVFFFSLLGIAPLAERLGYATEQLAFYTGPTVGGLLNATFGNATEMIISIYALKHGMIRVVQQSLLGSILSNMLLVLGCAFFTGGIIHNEKVQRFNKAAAVVNSGLLLMAVMGILLPAVLHFTHTEVHFRKSELALSRFSSCIMLVAYASYLFFQLRSQHKFNDSVDAVPVEERNSTEDSDVEEVADITQWEAIGWLSILTLWVSILSGYLVDTLQGASDSWNMPVSFISVIVLPIVGNAAEHASAIMFAMKDKLDITLGVAIGSSTQISMFVIPFCVVVGWFMGKPMDLNFQLFETATLFITVLVVAFMLQEGTSNYFKGLILILSYLIVAASFFVHVDQSNVPGG comes from the exons ATGTGCTTCCGGTTGACTCGATGCATTGAGGTTGATTCTTCCATATGTAGGGTCTTTGAG ATGGGACATGTGGAGGAGAAGATAGACCTCGAGTCTGATGAGGAGATCCCCTTCAACTCATTACAAACTATGAGTAAAGCACAcaattttgattttgaggcCACTCAGGTTGGGTCACAAGCGATTCCTTCCACTTCGTGGGTTGAGCAGATGCGCTTCAGACCTCTTAGGAGTGTTTACATCGTGTTAATAAAAGCAAAGATTAACGTGTTGCTTCCATTTGGGCCCCTTGCAATCTTGCTGCACTATCTTACTGGAAACCAT GGATGGGTCTTCTTCTTCAGTTTGTTGGGTATTGCACCTTTAGCCGAGCGTTTGGGTTATGCAACTGA GCAGCTAGCATTCTATACGGGACCGACAG TTGGGGGCCTTTTAAATGCTACATTTGGCAATGCAACCGAAATGATCATATCAATATACGCTTTGAAGCATGGGATGATTAGGGTAGTTCAACAGTCATTATTGGGGTCTATCTTGTCAAATATGCTATTAGTGCTCGGATGTGCCTTTTTCACTGGTGGGATCATTCATAATGAGAAAGTGCAGCGTTTCAATAAG GCAGCTGCTGTGGTGAACTCAGGATTGTTGTTGATGGCTGTTATGGGAATATTGCTTCCAGCAGTACTTCATTTCACACACACAGAGGTGCACTTTAGAAAATCAGAGTTGGCTCTTTCTAGATTTAGCAGCTGTATAATGCTGGTGGCATATGCAAGCTACCTTTTCTTTCAGCTGAGAAGTCAGCACAAGTTTAATGATTCTGTGGATGCCGTTCCTGTTGAA GAAAGAAACAGTACAGAAGATTCTGATGTAGAAGAGGTTGCTGATATTACTCAATGGGAAGCAATTGGGTGGCTTTCTATTCTGACTTTGTGGGTGTCTATACTATCAGGATACCTTGTTGATACTTTGCAG GGAGCATCCGATTCATGGAACATGCCTGTGTCTTTTATTAGCGTTATCGTGCTTCCAATTGTGGGGAATGCTGCAGAACATGCAAGTGCTATTATGTTTGCCATGAAGGACAAGCTT GACATCACACTGGGAGTCGCCATTGGATCATCTACGCAAATATCAATGTTCGTT ATTCCTTTCTGCGTAGTGGTTGGTTGGTTCATGGGAAAGCCAATGGACTTAAACTTCCAACTCTTTGAGACTGCTACACTCTTTATCACGGTGTTAGTGGTGGCATTTATGCTGCAG GAAGGGACATCAAATTATTTCAAAGGCTTGATCCTTATTTTAAGCTACCTCATTGTTGCGGCCAGCTTTTTTGTACACGTCGACCAATCTAATG TACCTGGGGGGTGA
- the LOC131309333 gene encoding 15-cis-phytoene desaturase, chloroplastic/chromoplastic isoform X2 has translation MSQFGHASAVYWTGQHNATNLWNPRYTWRCGCPISSRHNNALSFKGSDSLGHRVSNAYAIRTRPMKNVQPLQVVCMDYPRPELESTVNYLEAAYLSSSFRTSPRPDKPLKVVIAGAGLAGLSTAKYLADAGHKPILLEARDVLGGKVAAWKDDDGDWYETGLHIFFGAYPNVQNLFGELGINDRLQWKEHSMIFAMPNKPGEFSRFDFLDILPAPLNGIWAILKNNEMLTWPEKVKFAIGLLPAMVGGQAYVEAQDGLTVKDWMRKQGVPDRVTTEVFIAMSKALNFINPDELSMQCILIALNRFLQEKHGSKMAFLDGNPPERLCLPIVDHIQSLGGEVRLNSRIQKIELNKDGTVKNFLLKNGNVIEGDVYVFATPVDILKLLLPEDWKEVPYFRKLEKLVGVPVINVHIWFDRKLRNTYDHLLFSRSQLLSVYADMSVTCKEYYDPHRSMLELVFAPAEEWILKSDQEIIDATMKELAKLFPDEISADQSKAKILKYHVVKTPRSVYKTVPDCEPCRPLQRSPVEGFYLAGDYTKQKYLASMEGAVLSGKFCAQAIVQDFELLASRSQEKLAEASLV, from the exons ATGTCTCAATTTGGACATGCTTCTGCCGTATATTGGACTGGTCAACACAACGCAACTAATCTGTGGAACCCAAGGTATACTTGGAGATGTGGTTGTCCCATTAGTTCAAGGCATAACAATGCGCTATCATTTAAAGGGAGTGATTCATTGGGTCATAGGGTATCAAATGCCTATGCTATTAGAACCAGACCAATGAAGAATGTGCAGCCTTTGCAG GTGGTTTGCATGGACTATCCCAGACCAGAGCTTGAGAGTACTGTCAATTATTTGGAAGCTGCTTACTTATCTTCATCCTTTCGTACTTCTCCTCGTCCAGATAAACCATTAAAGGTCGTAATTGCTGGTGCag GTTTGGCTGGTTTGTCAACTGCAAAATATTTGGCGGATGCAGGCCATAAACCTATATTGTTGGAAGCAAGAGATGTTTTAGGTGGAAAg GTGGCTGCGTGGAAAGATGATGATGGAGACTGGTATGAGACGGGCTTACATATATTCT TTGGCGCCTACCCAAATGTCCAGAACCTGTTTGGAGAACTTGGTATAAATGATCGGTTGCAGTGGAAAGAACATTCTATGATATTTGCAATGCCAAACAAGCCAGGGGAGTTCAGTCGATTTGACTTCCTTGACATTCTACCGGCACCATTGAACG GGATATGGGCTATCTTAAAGAACAATGAAATGCTTACTTGGCCAGAGAAAGTAAAGTTTGCAATTGGACTACTGCCAGCAATGGTGGGTGGACAGGCTTATGTTGAAGCTCAAGATGGTTTAACTGTGAAAGACTGGATGAGGAAACAA GGTGTACCAGATCGAGTAACTACTGAGGTGTTTATTGCCATGTCAAAGGCATTAAACTTCATAAACCCTGATGAACTTTCCATGCAGTGTATTTTGATTGCCTTAAACCGGTTTCTTCAG GAAAAGCATGGTTCGAAAATGGCatttttggatggtaatccCCCAGAGAGACTTTGCCTGCCAATTGTCGATCATATTCAGTCACTAGGCGGTGAAGTCCGACTTAATTCTCGAATTCAAAAGATTGAGCTGAATAAAGATGGAACCGTGAAGAACTTTTTGCTAAAGAATGGTAATGTTATTGAAGGAGATGTTTACGTTTTTGCCACTCCAG TCGATATCTTGAAGCTTCTTTTGCCCGAAGACTGGAAAGAGGTTCCTTACTTCAGGAAATTGGAGAAATTAGTTGGAGTTCCCGTTATAAATGTTCACATATG GTTCGACAGGAAACTGAGAAACACATACGATCATCTTCTTTTTAGCAG AAGTCAGCTTCTCAGTGTGTATGCTGACATGTCTGTTACATGCAAG GAATATTACGACCCACATCGCTCTATGCTGGAATTGGTTTTCGCCCCTGCAGAGGAATGGATCTTGAAAAGTGATCAAGAAATTATTGACGCTACTATGAAGGAGCTCGCAAAACTCTTTCCTGATGAAATTTCTGCAGATCAGAGTAAAGCAAAAATATTGAAGTACCATGTCGTTAAAACACCAAG gtctgtttATAAAACTGTCCCGGACTGTGAACCTTGCCGTCCGTTACAGAGATCCCCAGTGGAAGGTTTCTATTTGGCCGGTGActacacaaaacaaaaatatttggCTTCAATGGAAGGTGCTGTTCTTTCAGGAAAGTTTTGTGCACAAGCTATTGTACAG GATTTCGAATTGCTTGCTTCCCGGAGCCAGGAAAAACTAGCTGAGGCAAGTCTGGTGTAA
- the LOC131309335 gene encoding vacuolar cation/proton exchanger 2-like isoform X4, whose protein sequence is MGHVEEKIDLESDEEIPFNSLQTMSKAHNFDFEATQVGSQAIPSTSWVEQMRFRPLRSVYIVLIKAKINVLLPFGPLAILLHYLTGNHGWVFFFSLLGIAPLAERLGYATEQLAFYTGPTVGGLLNATFGNATEMIISIYALKHGMIRVVQQSLLGSILSNMLLVLGCAFFTGGIIHNEKVQRFNKAAAVVNSGLLLMAVMGILLPAVLHFTHTEVHFRKSELALSRFSSCIMLVAYASYLFFQLRSQHKFNDSVDAVPVEERNSTEDSDVEEVADITQWEAIGWLSILTLWVSILSGYLVDTLQGASDSWNMPVSFISVIVLPIVGNAAEHASAIMFAMKDKLDITLGVAIGSSTQISMFVIPFCVVVGWFMGKPMDLNFQLFETATLFITVLVVAFMLQEGTSNYFKGLILILSYLIVAASFFVHVDQSNDNQVPGG, encoded by the exons ATGGGACATGTGGAGGAGAAGATAGACCTCGAGTCTGATGAGGAGATCCCCTTCAACTCATTACAAACTATGAGTAAAGCACAcaattttgattttgaggcCACTCAGGTTGGGTCACAAGCGATTCCTTCCACTTCGTGGGTTGAGCAGATGCGCTTCAGACCTCTTAGGAGTGTTTACATCGTGTTAATAAAAGCAAAGATTAACGTGTTGCTTCCATTTGGGCCCCTTGCAATCTTGCTGCACTATCTTACTGGAAACCAT GGATGGGTCTTCTTCTTCAGTTTGTTGGGTATTGCACCTTTAGCCGAGCGTTTGGGTTATGCAACTGA GCAGCTAGCATTCTATACGGGACCGACAG TTGGGGGCCTTTTAAATGCTACATTTGGCAATGCAACCGAAATGATCATATCAATATACGCTTTGAAGCATGGGATGATTAGGGTAGTTCAACAGTCATTATTGGGGTCTATCTTGTCAAATATGCTATTAGTGCTCGGATGTGCCTTTTTCACTGGTGGGATCATTCATAATGAGAAAGTGCAGCGTTTCAATAAG GCAGCTGCTGTGGTGAACTCAGGATTGTTGTTGATGGCTGTTATGGGAATATTGCTTCCAGCAGTACTTCATTTCACACACACAGAGGTGCACTTTAGAAAATCAGAGTTGGCTCTTTCTAGATTTAGCAGCTGTATAATGCTGGTGGCATATGCAAGCTACCTTTTCTTTCAGCTGAGAAGTCAGCACAAGTTTAATGATTCTGTGGATGCCGTTCCTGTTGAA GAAAGAAACAGTACAGAAGATTCTGATGTAGAAGAGGTTGCTGATATTACTCAATGGGAAGCAATTGGGTGGCTTTCTATTCTGACTTTGTGGGTGTCTATACTATCAGGATACCTTGTTGATACTTTGCAG GGAGCATCCGATTCATGGAACATGCCTGTGTCTTTTATTAGCGTTATCGTGCTTCCAATTGTGGGGAATGCTGCAGAACATGCAAGTGCTATTATGTTTGCCATGAAGGACAAGCTT GACATCACACTGGGAGTCGCCATTGGATCATCTACGCAAATATCAATGTTCGTT ATTCCTTTCTGCGTAGTGGTTGGTTGGTTCATGGGAAAGCCAATGGACTTAAACTTCCAACTCTTTGAGACTGCTACACTCTTTATCACGGTGTTAGTGGTGGCATTTATGCTGCAG GAAGGGACATCAAATTATTTCAAAGGCTTGATCCTTATTTTAAGCTACCTCATTGTTGCGGCCAGCTTTTTTGTACACGTCGACCAATCTAATG ATAACCAAGTACCTGGGGGGTGA